CTTCCCGCGGGTACGAATCGTCACGTCGAACTCCTATCAGCTGCCTTCCGGTCGGCCAGCCCATATGGTGGAGCGGCCCGGAGAGGCGAAAGCATCAATAAACCGCAGAAATCTAACGGCCGTAAGCGTTTTACGCAATTATCGTTGCAAGATCTTGTGAAACATGGGCTTGGAACGCGGTTTCAGACGTGAAACGGTGCCCTATCGCTCTTTGTGTTGAACCACCGAATGGACCATTCGGTTCCCGACCGGTATGACGAAGCCCCGGACGCCTTGTAGTAGGAGACGCCCGGGGCCCCGAAAATGTTACATCTCGCCAACTTAGCCCACCCTACAGCGCCTTGATCTCGGCCACCAACTTGGTGAGGGAGGCCTTGGCGTCCCCGAAGAGCATCGCGGTCTTCGGGTCGTAGAAGAGCTCGTTCTCGATCCCGGCAAAGCCGGCGTTCATGCTCCGCTTCAGCACCAGGATGCTGCGAGCCTTGTCGGCGTTGAGAATCGGCATCCCGAAGATCGGCGACCCCGGGTCGCTCCGGGCAGCCGGGTTGACCACGTCGTTGGCGCCCACGACGATGGCCACGTCGCACTGCTCGAACTGGTCGTTGATCTCGTCCATGTCGTACAGGCGGTCGTAGGGGACGTTCGCCTCGGCGAGGATCACATTCATGTGGCCCGGCATCCGCCCCGCCACCGGGTGGATGGCGTACTTCACCTCGCCACCCTTCTTCTCGATCAGCTCGCCCAGCTCGCGGACCACGTGCTGTGCCTGCGCCACCGCGAGGCCGTACCCCGGAATGATGATCACCGAGGAGGCGTACGCGAGCTGCACCGCGACGTCTTCGGCCGTCGTGCTGCGGACGGTCAGGCCGGCCGTACCGGCGGCGTTCGATGCCACCGCCCCGCCGAACGCCCCGAAGAGCACGTTGGAGAGGGAGCGGTTCATTGCCTTCGACATCAGGATCGAGAGCAGCAGGCCGCTGGCGCCATTGAGCGCGCCGCAGATGATCAGCACGTTGTTGCCGATCGCGAAGCCGGTCGCGGAGGCCGCGAGGCCGGCGTAGCTGTTCAGCAGCGAGACGACCACCGGCATGTCGGCGCCACCAATCGGGAGCACCATCAGGATGCCGAGGGCAAAGGAGAGCCCGAGCATCACCCAGAACGCGACGGCGTTGGTCGGATCGTAGATCAGCCAGCCAAAGAGTCCGAAGGTCCCGGCGAGCATCGCGAGGTTGATGAAGTTCTGGAACGGCCAGACGATGGGCCGGCCAGGCAGCACTTCTTGCAGCTTGCCCCACGCCATCACCGAGCCGGTGACGGTGAGGGCGCCGAAGAGCGTCTCGAAGCCGAGGGCGGCCATCGTGCCCGACGAGACACTGTGCCCGAAGTCGAGGACGATCCACTCGTTGATGCCGACCAGCGTCGCCGCGAGCGCGCCGAAGCCGTGCGAGATGGCAACCACCTGCGGCATCGCGGTCATCTGGACCTTGGTGCCGAGCGGAACGCCGATCACCGTGCCGATGATCAGGCCGGCGACGATCCACTCGTAGGTGACGATCTCCTGCACGAAGACAGTGCCGAGGACGGCGAGCAGCATGCCGATCGCGGCCTGGTTCATCCCGGCGCGCGCGCGGTCCGGGTGCGCCAGCGAGCGCAACCCGAGAATGAAGAAGACCGAGGCGGCGAGGTAGGTGGCCTGCGTGAAGAGTTCGCGCATCACTTGCCCCCTTCGGGCTTGTCGGCGCGCTTGAACATCTTCAGCATCCGGTCGGTGATGATGAAGCCGCCCACGACATTGATCATGGCGCAGGCGACGGCGATGCAGCCGAGGATGTTGCTGATCCGGTGGTCGCCGGAGCCGGCCGCGACCAGCGAGCCGACCAGCGAGATGCCGGAGATCGCGTTCGTGGCGGACATCAGCGGTGTGTGCAGCAGGGGCGGGACGCGGCTGATCACCTGGTACCCGACGAAGCCGGCCAGCACGAAGACGTAGAGCTGGATGACGGTGGTGGCGTTCATTCGAGGCCTCGCATCAGCGGAGGGAGCCATCGTGCACGAGGCACATGGCACCGGTGATCTCGTCGGTCACGTCGAGCACCACCTCGCCGTCCTTGCGCAGGTGCTCGATGAGAGTCTGCACGTTGCGCGCGAACATCTGCGACGCATGCAGCGGAAGCGTGCTCGGGAGGTTGAGCGGACCGAGGATGGTGACGCCGCCGTGCACGACGGTCTCGCCCGGCACCGTCAGCTCGCAATTGCCGCCGGTCTCGGCGGAGACGTCGACGATCACCGAACCCGGCTTCATGCTCTCGACCATGACCCGAGTGATGAGGCGTGGCGCAGGACGGCCCGGAATCGCGGCCGTCGAGATGACGAGATCCGAGACCGTGACGGCCCCACCGACGGCCTCGAGCACCTTCTGCTGCTGCTCGTCCGCCAGTTCCTTGGCGTAGCCACCCTTGGTCTCCGCATCACCAGCCACCGCCTCCGGGGCCAGGAACTTCGCGCCCAGCGACAGCACCTGCTCTGCGGCGGCGGCACGCACGTCGAATCCCGTCACGACCGCGCCGAGACGGCGCGCCGTGGCGATCGCCTGCAAGCCCGCCACACCGGCGCCGAGCACCAGGACCTTCGCCGGCGTCAGCGAGCCAGCGGCGGTGGTGAGCATGGGCAGGAAGCGGGCGGAGGCCGACGCGCCGAGCAGCACGGCCTTGTAGCCAGCGACCGTCGCCTGCGACGACAGAATGTCCATCGACTGCGCCCGGGTGATGCGGGGGACCCGCTCCAGGGCGAGAAGGTTCACCTTGCGTTCGGCGCAGGCCGTGAGGCTGGCCTGGGCCGCCTGCCCCACCAGGGCCACGAGGGTTGCGCCGGGTCGGCAGTCCGCGATCGCGGCTGGCTCTGGGACCTGCACCGCGCAGACGAGATCGGCACCACGCGCCGTCGCGGAATCGACGCACTCAGCCCCGACCGCCACGTAGGCGGCGTCGGGGCAATAGGCGGCGTCGCCCGCCCCGCGTTCGATGACCACCGTGGCGCCGGCCTTGATCAACTTGGCCACGGCCTCGGGGGTCAGGGCCACGCGATGCTCCCGTGGCGCCACTTCCTTCAGCACTCCAATACGCATGGTAGAGACCTTCCTCCGGAGCGGGACTGCGCCTGGCGGTAGAGTGACCTGATCGTCCGGTCCGGGGGCCGCGCGCCCGGGCAAGCTACCGGAGGGTCCGTGGACTTTCAACACGAGCGAGGGCAGGATTGTTCAGATGACACCTCGCGCTGCACGCCCGTCGGTCCACAAGTTCGGCGGTGCCTCCCTCGCCGATGCCTCGGCGATCCGGGGCGCTGTCTCGATCATTGCGAGCCGCCCAGCCCCCCGCGTCGTCGTCGTCTCAGCGCTCGCCGGGGTGACCGACCTCCTCCTTGAGATCGTGACCCTGGCCACCGCAGGCGATGCGAACGGCGCCATCGCCCGCGTCGCCGCCTTCCGCGCGCGCCATCACGAGGTGGCTGCCGAGCTCTTCCCGGCACGACAGCGCCCGGCTGTCCTCGGGCCGATCGAAGCGGCCGCCGACGAACTCGAGGCGCTGGCATCGTCGCTCGCCGTCCTCCGCGAGGCCTCCGCCCGCGTCCGCGACCACATCCTGGGCCGCGGCGAGCGCCTCAGCGCGCTGCTCGTCTCCGCCGCGCTGCAGGCTGCCGGCCACCCCGCCACGTTGATCGAACCGGGTGACGTGATCCTCACCGCTGGGCCGTATGGCGGCGCGGTGCCCGACCTCGAGGGGACGCGCCGCGCGGCGCGACGACTCCTCGGCCCGCTGCTGGCGCGCGGGGAGTTGCCGGTCGTCCCAGGGTTCCTCGGACGCGCCCCGGACGACGGCACCGCGACCCTCGGCCGCGGCGGCTCCGATCTCACGGCGACTCTGCTCGCGCGGGCACTCGACGCCTCGCAGGTGACGTTGTGGAAGGACGTACCCGGCTTGCTGACGGCCGATCCGCGAGTGGTCCCCGACGCCCGCTTGCTGCCGCATCTCCACCTCGATGAGGCGGCCGAGTTGGCGTACTACGGGGCGAAGGTGCTGCACCCGCGCGCGCTGCTGCCGCTCGCCGGGCGCCGCATCCCGCTCTTCGTGCGGCCGTTTGCCGAGCCGGACGCGCCCGGGACGGAGATCTCCGCGCGACGCGACGACGACCGCTCGCCGGTGCGCGCCCTCTCGGCGGTGGCCGACCAGGCGCTGGTCACCATCTCGGGCTCCGGCATTCTCGGCGTGCCGGGGATGGCCGCGCGCACCTTCGCCGCACTGCAGGAAGCCGGCATCTCGGTCTCGCTCATTGCGCAGGCGTCGTCGGAATACACCATCGACTTCACCATGCCGGCGTCGGTGTCGACCGAGGCGGTGCAGGTGTTGCGGCGCGCCTTTCGCGCGGAGATCCGCACCGGTGAGATCAACGGCGTCGAGGTCCGCAACCGGATTGCCATCATCGCCATCGTCGGATTGCGCATGGCCGGCCATCCCGGCATCGCGGCGCGCGTCTTCGATGCGCTCGCCGAGGGTGGCGTGAACGTGGTGGCGATTGCGCAGGGTTCAAGCGAGCGCAACATCTCGGTTGCCGTGGACGAGCGCTCCGCCGCCGAGGGACTGCGACGCATTCACGACACCTTCCAGCTCGGCAAGGTCGGCGGCGGGCGCCCGCGGCGTCGTGCCGGCCGTGACGTCGTGTTGCTCGGGGCGGGTACCATCGGGCGTGCCGTGCTCGACCTCCTGGCCGCGCATCCGGCGCGCTTCGAGCGACTGCGCATCGTGGCCGTGGTCGATCGCCGCGGCGCGCTGATCGACGCCGAGGGGCTGTCGCGCGAGACCCTCCTCGCGATCGCCGCCGCGAAGCGCGAGGGCCGATCGCTCGGCGATCTCCCGGGGGCGCGGCATGGCACACCCCGCGAGGTGCTCCACGACCTCACGCATCGCGCCCTGGTGCGGCCGATCCTCGCCGACGTCACGGCCGACGAGACGCTGTCGCTGCTCAAGTACGCCGCCGATGCGGGCTTCGACTTGGTGCTCGCGAACAAGAAGCCGCTGGCGGCCGCCTTCGCCGACGTCGAGGCGCTGCGGGGTGTCATCGCTGCACGAGGGGGCGCCCTCCGCTTCGAGGCGACCGTCGGCGCCGGCCTCCCGACCATCGCCGCGATCGAACAACTCGTCGGCACCGGCGATCGCGTGCGACGCATCGAAGGCTGCCTCTCGGGCACGTTGGGCGTGGTCCTCTCCGCGCTCGAGGCAGGCACGCCGTTCTCGGTCGCCGTCCAGGATGCACTGACGCGCGGCTACACCGAGCCCGATCCGCGCGACGACCTCAGCGGCCTCGACGTGGCGCGGAAGGCGCTGATTCTCGGCCGCATGTTGGGCCAACGACGCGAGTTCGACGCAATCACGCCGGAGTCGCTGGTGCGCCGGGGCGCGTCGCTCTCCGTCGAGAAGTGGTTGAGTGGCCTCGCACGCGACGACGCCTGGTGGGCCGAACGCGCCGCGGCGGCACGCGCCGAGGGCGCCGCGCTGCGCTATGTCGCGGCGGTCACGCCGACCAGCATCGAGGTCGGCCTGCGCGCGGTCCCGCGCGAATCACCACTCGGCCAGCTCCGCGGTGCCGCCAATCAGTTGGTGATCACCTCCGACCGCTATCACGACTCGCCCCTCGTCATCACCGGCCCCGGCGCCGGCCCCGAGGTCACCGCAACAGGGGTCCTCGCCGACCTGCGGGCATTGGCGGGATGACGGCCCGCGAGTCGGTCTCGGTCTTTGCGCCTGGGTCGGTCGGCAATGTCGGCCCCGGCCTCGACATCCTCGGCCTCGCGATTGCCGGCGCGGGTGACACGGTGCGCGCCGAATGGTCCGAGGGGCGCGGCATCGTGGTGCGCGATGCCGGACACCCCGACCTCCCGACCGATCCCACGCGCAACACCGCGGCGATCGCGGCGCAGGCAGTGGTGCGTCGTGCCGGCATTGCTGGCGGGATCGCCCTGCACATCACCAAGGGATTGCCGCTTTCCGGCGGCCAAGGTGGCAGCGCCGCCTCGGCGGTCGCCGGCGCGGTGGCCGCGAACCTTCTCTGTGGGGCCGGGCTCGACCGCAACGCGCTGCTCGAGTGTGCGATGGAGGCCGAGGCGAGCGTCGCCGGGCGCCACGCCGACAACCTGGCGCCATCGCTGCTCGGCGGCCTGGTCCTGGTGCGCAGCGTCGAGCCGATGGATGTCGTGCAACTTCCCCTCCCCGCGTCGCTGCGCGTCGTACTCGTGCAGCCGGAGCAGCGCCTCAATACGCGCGATGCGCGCGCGGTCCTGCCGGCAGACGTTTCTCGTGACATTGCATTGCATCAAGCGGCACACGTGGCGGCGATGGTGGCCGGCGCCTGTCTCGGCGACCTGCAATTGCTCGGACGCGGGCTCGATGATCGCATCGCGGAGCCGGCGCGACGCCGCCTGCTGCCGGGCTTCGAGGAGGCGCAGCGTGCCGCACGCATCGCGGGCGCCCTGGGCGGCTCGATCAGCGGCGCGGGCCCAACCGCCTTCGCGTTGGTCGAGGACGACATCATCGGAGCGCGAGTCCTCGACGCGATGCAACGGGCCTACGCAGCAGCCGGGATGCCGACGAGCGGACGGGTGGCCGAGGTGGACTTTCAGGGAGCGAGGGAGCTGTGAGCGAGGTCCGACAGAGTTGGCAGCGCTGCGACGCATGTGCCGCGGAGTACGACGAGCGCGATGCCGCGCCGCGGTGCCGCGCCTGCGGGGGATTGCTCGCCATCGTGCATACGGCGCCACTGGGCGACGCCCGCGCGATCCGCGCGCGATTCGATGCGGCGTGTTGCGCGCGGCCCAGCCGCACCGCGTCCGGCGTCTGGCGGTTCGCCGAGGTGGTGCTGCCGACGGCCGCGCATGTCGCCGTCACCCACCCTGAGGGGAACACCCCGCTGATCACGCGCACTGCACTCGACGCGTTCGCCGGCGTTGATGAGCTGCTGCTGAAGCACGAGGGACACAACCCGACGGGGTCGTTCAAGGATCGCGGCATGACGGTCGGCGTCACGCAGGCGAAGCGGATCGGCGCCCGAGCGGTGGCGTGCGCCTCGACCGGCAACACGTCCGCCTCGCTCGCCGCGTATGCTGCACAGGCCAGGCTGCCGGCACTCGTCTTCGTGCCCGAGGGGCAGATCGCCCTCGGCAAGTTGACCCAGTCGTTGGCCTACGGCGCACAGACGCTGCTGGTCGAGGGGGACTTTGACGCCTGCCTTCAACTGGTGCAGCACGCGAGTGAGGCGCTGGGCATTTACCTGCTGAACTCGATCAATCCGTTTCGCCTCGAGGGCCAGAAGACCATCGTCCTCGAGATGCTGCAGCAGCTCGCGTGGGACGTGCCGGAGTGGATCGTCCTCCCGGCCGGCAACCTCGGCAACACGGCGGCATTCGGGAAGGCGTTGCTGGAGGCCTACGAGTGGGGGCTGATCCCGCGGCTGCCCCGGCTGGCGGCGATCCAGGCGGAGGGGGCCTCG
The DNA window shown above is from Gemmatimonadota bacterium and carries:
- a CDS encoding NAD(P) transhydrogenase subunit alpha — its product is MRIGVLKEVAPREHRVALTPEAVAKLIKAGATVVIERGAGDAAYCPDAAYVAVGAECVDSATARGADLVCAVQVPEPAAIADCRPGATLVALVGQAAQASLTACAERKVNLLALERVPRITRAQSMDILSSQATVAGYKAVLLGASASARFLPMLTTAAGSLTPAKVLVLGAGVAGLQAIATARRLGAVVTGFDVRAAAAEQVLSLGAKFLAPEAVAGDAETKGGYAKELADEQQQKVLEAVGGAVTVSDLVISTAAIPGRPAPRLITRVMVESMKPGSVIVDVSAETGGNCELTVPGETVVHGGVTILGPLNLPSTLPLHASQMFARNVQTLIEHLRKDGEVVLDVTDEITGAMCLVHDGSLR
- a CDS encoding homoserine kinase codes for the protein MTARESVSVFAPGSVGNVGPGLDILGLAIAGAGDTVRAEWSEGRGIVVRDAGHPDLPTDPTRNTAAIAAQAVVRRAGIAGGIALHITKGLPLSGGQGGSAASAVAGAVAANLLCGAGLDRNALLECAMEAEASVAGRHADNLAPSLLGGLVLVRSVEPMDVVQLPLPASLRVVLVQPEQRLNTRDARAVLPADVSRDIALHQAAHVAAMVAGACLGDLQLLGRGLDDRIAEPARRRLLPGFEEAQRAARIAGALGGSISGAGPTAFALVEDDIIGARVLDAMQRAYAAAGMPTSGRVAEVDFQGAREL
- a CDS encoding threonine synthase; translated protein: MSEVRQSWQRCDACAAEYDERDAAPRCRACGGLLAIVHTAPLGDARAIRARFDAACCARPSRTASGVWRFAEVVLPTAAHVAVTHPEGNTPLITRTALDAFAGVDELLLKHEGHNPTGSFKDRGMTVGVTQAKRIGARAVACASTGNTSASLAAYAAQARLPALVFVPEGQIALGKLTQSLAYGAQTLLVEGDFDACLQLVQHASEALGIYLLNSINPFRLEGQKTIVLEMLQQLAWDVPEWIVLPAGNLGNTAAFGKALLEAYEWGLIPRLPRLAAIQAEGASPFAQAFARDFDRLVPMAAHTVATAIKIGAPASYDRAVRAIRATHGVVRSVTDAEILAAKAAIDAAGVGCEPASAATLAGIRQLRAEGVIRPGERVVGVLTGHVLKDPGILQTMHQETEPPPAWANRPIRIAPEIEAVRRVLDAALAGEE
- a CDS encoding aspartate kinase, producing MTPRAARPSVHKFGGASLADASAIRGAVSIIASRPAPRVVVVSALAGVTDLLLEIVTLATAGDANGAIARVAAFRARHHEVAAELFPARQRPAVLGPIEAAADELEALASSLAVLREASARVRDHILGRGERLSALLVSAALQAAGHPATLIEPGDVILTAGPYGGAVPDLEGTRRAARRLLGPLLARGELPVVPGFLGRAPDDGTATLGRGGSDLTATLLARALDASQVTLWKDVPGLLTADPRVVPDARLLPHLHLDEAAELAYYGAKVLHPRALLPLAGRRIPLFVRPFAEPDAPGTEISARRDDDRSPVRALSAVADQALVTISGSGILGVPGMAARTFAALQEAGISVSLIAQASSEYTIDFTMPASVSTEAVQVLRRAFRAEIRTGEINGVEVRNRIAIIAIVGLRMAGHPGIAARVFDALAEGGVNVVAIAQGSSERNISVAVDERSAAEGLRRIHDTFQLGKVGGGRPRRRAGRDVVLLGAGTIGRAVLDLLAAHPARFERLRIVAVVDRRGALIDAEGLSRETLLAIAAAKREGRSLGDLPGARHGTPREVLHDLTHRALVRPILADVTADETLSLLKYAADAGFDLVLANKKPLAAAFADVEALRGVIAARGGALRFEATVGAGLPTIAAIEQLVGTGDRVRRIEGCLSGTLGVVLSALEAGTPFSVAVQDALTRGYTEPDPRDDLSGLDVARKALILGRMLGQRREFDAITPESLVRRGASLSVEKWLSGLARDDAWWAERAAAARAEGAALRYVAAVTPTSIEVGLRAVPRESPLGQLRGAANQLVITSDRYHDSPLVITGPGAGPEVTATGVLADLRALAG
- a CDS encoding NAD(P)(+) transhydrogenase (Re/Si-specific) subunit beta → MRELFTQATYLAASVFFILGLRSLAHPDRARAGMNQAAIGMLLAVLGTVFVQEIVTYEWIVAGLIIGTVIGVPLGTKVQMTAMPQVVAISHGFGALAATLVGINEWIVLDFGHSVSSGTMAALGFETLFGALTVTGSVMAWGKLQEVLPGRPIVWPFQNFINLAMLAGTFGLFGWLIYDPTNAVAFWVMLGLSFALGILMVLPIGGADMPVVVSLLNSYAGLAASATGFAIGNNVLIICGALNGASGLLLSILMSKAMNRSLSNVLFGAFGGAVASNAAGTAGLTVRSTTAEDVAVQLAYASSVIIIPGYGLAVAQAQHVVRELGELIEKKGGEVKYAIHPVAGRMPGHMNVILAEANVPYDRLYDMDEINDQFEQCDVAIVVGANDVVNPAARSDPGSPIFGMPILNADKARSILVLKRSMNAGFAGIENELFYDPKTAMLFGDAKASLTKLVAEIKAL
- a CDS encoding NAD(P) transhydrogenase subunit alpha, which codes for MNATTVIQLYVFVLAGFVGYQVISRVPPLLHTPLMSATNAISGISLVGSLVAAGSGDHRISNILGCIAVACAMINVVGGFIITDRMLKMFKRADKPEGGK